The DNA sequence ACCCTCCTCGACCTCCACCCCGAGGTGGACCGCGCCGCCCACCAGGCCTCGGTGGAGCGGCTCCGCGAGGCCATCGCGGCCGGCACCGCCTACCAGGTGAACTTGACCTACCGGCTGCGCGGCCGGCTGGCCGGTGACCCGCTCGCCCTCTACCGGCGGCTCCGCGCGGCGCAGGGCGGCGGCGAGACCGCCTTCCTGCGCGCCGGCGACCGGGCCATCGTCTCGGCCTCGCCGGAGCTCTTCCTGCTGAAGACCGGCGACCGGGTGCTGACCCGCCCGATGAAGGGGGCACGGCGCGGCGCGGCCGCTTCGCCGAGGAGGACGAGGCGGCGGCGCGGGCGCTGGCCGGCTCGGAGAAGGACCGGGCCGAGAACGTCATGATCGCCGACCTGACGCGCAACGACCTCGGCCGGGTGGCCCAGACCGGCAGCGTGGCGGTGACCTCGCGCTTCGACGTGGTCCGGCTGCGCACCGTCTGGCAGCTCACCTCCACCGTGGAGGCCAGGCTGGCGCCGGGGGCCGGCCTGGAGGCGCTGCTCGGCGCCACCTTCCCCTGCGGCTCCATCACCGGCGCCCCCAAGGCCATGGCCACACGGCTCATCGCGGCCGAGGAGCGCTCGCCGCGGGGGGCCTACTGCGGCGCGGTGGGGGCGGTGGCCCCGGGCGGCGACGCCTGCTTCAACGTGGCCATCCGCACCGTTGAGGTCGGGCTCGACGGCGCGGCCCGCTACGGCACCGGCGGCGGCATCACCTGGGCCTCCCGCCCCGAGGCCGAGTGGGACGAGGCGCAGGCCAAGACCGCGGTGCTGGCCGCCGCGCCGGGCCGCCCCACGCTGCTCGAGACCATGCGGCTCGAGGGCGGCCGGGTGGCCCTGCTCGACGGCCACCTGGCGCGCCTGGCGGCGTCGGCCCGCTACCACGCCCTGCCGGTCGACCTGGCCGCCGCCCGCGCGCTGGTGGAGGCGCAGGGCGGCCAGGGTCGGCTCCGGCTGCTGCTCGGGCCGGACGGGGCG is a window from the Anaeromyxobacter sp. genome containing:
- a CDS encoding chorismate-binding protein yields the protein MAAPDVHAVLELDSAPWGRLRFGAPVEVIEARRLAEVRPAIRLVEAAARAGRWAVGYLAYEAAPAFDEALVVRAGEGPLVWFGIHERPLEGDLDPDPDRDPARGLDPFQATLLDLHPEVDRAAHQASVERLREAIAAGTAYQVNLTYRLRGRLAGDPLALYRRLRAAQGGGETAFLRAGDRAIVSASPELFLLKTGDRVLTRPMKGARRGAAASPRRTRRRRGRWPARRRTGPRTS
- a CDS encoding chorismate-binding protein, whose translation is MIADLTRNDLGRVAQTGSVAVTSRFDVVRLRTVWQLTSTVEARLAPGAGLEALLGATFPCGSITGAPKAMATRLIAAEERSPRGAYCGAVGAVAPGGDACFNVAIRTVEVGLDGAARYGTGGGITWASRPEAEWDEAQAKTAVLAAAPGRPTLLETMRLEGGRVALLDGHLARLAASARYHALPVDLAAARALVEAQGGQGRLRLLLGPDGALTLERAPLPAPLEGPARLAFAAAPISSRDPALFHKTTARGLYEARRAGRPDCFDVILLNEAGRPTETTIGTLVVEQDGQRVTPPLQEGLLPGVFRAHLLARGEVLERPLTRAEVERATRLWLVNALRGWVEARLVPPA